The Gaiellales bacterium genome has a segment encoding these proteins:
- a CDS encoding HD-GYP domain-containing protein: MSETIPQPERGGAIRAYAATLTLTALAIAVPAALVGGVGRWDVVALLGVVGYVAESRTIRISTNVELSGSLIPLVMAAVLFGPAAAAVVGLASMLSDRRGPLERFVIFSLGRALAGACAGLGAAAVMAVDGGAGVGHLFAAAMAAAIPATVVEFLVTAITLWLRHRTSPVDLWRLARVHDLVCVAVCAPVACLFAHAYLASGVWVLAFFVIPVAASHLAFGMHAPKEQLIAALEQTNAELEAANSHLRRINMSFAEALVKAIDGRDAYTAGHSKAVAEYSRDIARELGLSREEVARIHLCGLVHDIGKIGVRAEVLEKQAALDDGEWDEMRRHSAIGEAILLEVPGYSDMAEVVRSHHERWDGRGYPDNLRGEDIPLLARVIAVADSYNAMTSDRPYRRAMTPAAAIEQLVLGKGTQYEAGPVAAFLRVLEQSPEWYRRGYFVVEYEVEPRTDPATFPKVLAPRPAA, from the coding sequence ATGAGCGAGACAATCCCCCAGCCTGAACGCGGCGGCGCCATCCGCGCGTACGCCGCGACCCTCACCCTCACGGCCCTTGCGATCGCCGTCCCGGCGGCGCTCGTCGGCGGCGTCGGGCGGTGGGACGTCGTCGCCCTGCTGGGCGTCGTCGGCTACGTGGCGGAGTCGCGGACCATCCGGATCTCGACGAACGTGGAGCTGTCCGGGTCGCTGATCCCCCTGGTCATGGCGGCAGTGCTCTTCGGGCCGGCCGCCGCCGCCGTGGTGGGCCTCGCGTCGATGCTGTCCGACCGGCGCGGCCCGCTCGAGCGCTTCGTCATCTTCAGCCTCGGCCGCGCGCTCGCGGGCGCGTGCGCGGGACTCGGCGCCGCGGCGGTCATGGCCGTCGACGGCGGGGCCGGAGTGGGGCACCTGTTCGCGGCGGCCATGGCCGCGGCGATCCCCGCCACCGTCGTGGAGTTCCTCGTCACCGCGATCACGCTCTGGCTGCGGCACCGCACGTCGCCGGTCGATCTGTGGCGGCTGGCGCGGGTGCACGACCTCGTCTGCGTCGCCGTCTGCGCGCCCGTGGCCTGCCTGTTCGCGCACGCGTACCTGGCGAGCGGGGTGTGGGTGCTGGCCTTCTTCGTCATCCCGGTGGCCGCCAGCCACCTGGCGTTCGGCATGCACGCGCCCAAGGAGCAGCTGATCGCCGCCCTGGAGCAGACGAATGCCGAGCTCGAGGCCGCGAACAGCCACCTGCGCCGCATCAACATGAGCTTCGCCGAGGCGCTCGTGAAGGCCATCGACGGCCGCGACGCCTATACGGCCGGTCACTCGAAGGCCGTCGCCGAGTACTCGCGCGACATCGCCCGCGAGCTGGGCCTCTCCCGCGAGGAGGTGGCGCGCATCCACCTGTGCGGGCTCGTGCACGACATCGGCAAGATCGGGGTGCGCGCGGAGGTGCTCGAGAAGCAGGCCGCGCTCGACGACGGCGAGTGGGACGAGATGCGCCGCCATTCGGCGATCGGCGAGGCCATCCTGCTCGAGGTGCCCGGGTACTCCGACATGGCCGAGGTGGTGCGGAGCCACCACGAGCGCTGGGACGGCCGCGGCTATCCCGACAACCTGCGCGGCGAGGACATCCCGCTGCTGGCCCGGGTGATCGCCGTGGCCGACTCCTACAACGCGATGACGTCCGACCGTCCGTACCGGCGGGCGATGACGCCCGCGGCGGCGATCGAGCAGCTCGTGCTCGGCAAGGGCACGCAGTACGAGGCCGGGCCGGTCGCCGCGTTCCTGCGCGTGCTGGAGCAGTCGCCGGAGTGGTACCGGCGCGGCTACTTCGTGGTCGAGTACGAGGTCGAGCCGCGCACCGACCCGGCCACGTTCCCGAAGGTGCTGGCGCCGCGGCCCGCCGCATGA